One window of Dromaius novaehollandiae isolate bDroNov1 chromosome 20, bDroNov1.hap1, whole genome shotgun sequence genomic DNA carries:
- the LOC135330404 gene encoding uncharacterized protein LOC135330404: MRLFSLCIENGKNVAFVLNDVGMLVIQGKDVKIRFYKDFLKRLNGTEKMLEALLGMPEMRDSVLSGTETVASQIRSGSVIVFPQYELQIVQPAIKGPAELTEEQEEEKDDNGNKKGALPDNRLLSRERHAPPKKTSIHKEEDKMHKTRGKRLPASPPPPIQWSSVKKVEAKKKEIPHAGPKLVNFIAEAIKTKEQVYNRE; this comes from the exons atgcgtctattctctctctgcatagagaatggcaagaatgttgcctttgttttaaatgatgtcggcatgcttgttatccagggaaaagatgtgaaaataagattttataaagactttctgaaaaggctgaatgggactgaaaagatgctagaagctcttcttgga atgccagagatgagggattccgtcctgtcaggcactgagactgtggcttcccagatccgctctggcagtgtcattgtcttcccaca gtatgaactccagattgtgcagcctgccatcaaaggacccgcagagctcaccgaagaacaggaggaggagaaggatgataatggcaacaaaaaag gggctcttcctgacaatcgccttctctccagagagaggcatgctccacccaaaaagacttctatccataaggaggaagacaagatgcacaaaaccaggggaaaaaggCTTCCTGCCAG tccaccaccaccaatccagtggagctcagtgaagaaagtggaagccaaaaagaaagaaatccctcatgctggaccaaaacttgtaaactttattgctgaagctattaagacaaaagagcaggtatataatagggagtga